In a single window of the Anguilla rostrata isolate EN2019 chromosome 6, ASM1855537v3, whole genome shotgun sequence genome:
- the si:ch211-57i17.5 gene encoding usherin produces the protein MKESVPKFYYELWFIILMAGLGLILLAIFLGLLLHKALKKPPFTRERPPLVPLPLQKRSPIGVYPPSDSYLALISQHSGGSREPIYLLRMIHTIRIREDLDSRETAPSGLGRREHRRPWGPA, from the exons ATGAAGGAGTCTGTACCAAAGTTTTACTATGAACTGTGGTTCATCATCCTGATGGCTGGCCTGGGCCTGATCCTGTTAGCCATCTTCCTGGGCCTACTACTACATAAGGCTTTGAAAAAGCCCCCCTTCACCAGAGAGCGTCCCCCACTGGTGCCTCTGCCCCTGCAAAAGAGAAGCCCAATAGGGGTCTACCCCCCCAGTGACTCGTACTTG GCGCTGATTTCCCAGCATTCAGGAGGATCTAGAGAGCCAATTTATCTGCTGAGGATGATACACACCATCCGAATAAGAGAAGATTTGGATAGCAGG GAGACGGCTCCATCTGGtctggggaggagagagcaCAGAAGACCATGGGGACCAGCCTAG